A stretch of the Zeugodacus cucurbitae isolate PBARC_wt_2022May chromosome 6, idZeuCucr1.2, whole genome shotgun sequence genome encodes the following:
- the LOC105213475 gene encoding elongator complex protein 4, with translation MSSFRKRHVQKPVPGTRTSPQTGQIITSSGNPSFDVIFGGGLPVGSICLIEEDKYVTFSKVLAKYFIAEGVVSGQSVLLGSLDDDPQELMRKLPKPLNDDEVEIEKCTEQENGDAPQNGLRIAWRYNDLPPVNSEQVPSKIGHHFNLMEQMDKNLLDFVDTLLWNGNSYVNSDEGDDDYDCGLGDEDNVFFGVDSNAPSKDDTDQNTTSSSSGSNISCKEVDLEQERINAAAALLSGNTNENPRIQNATKLQVDALQIPSILKQKQNNIAQKIFNNMKYQRFLKLVQSFAKEEKFSPSALVYRSLCRICITSLGSPHWYDEDFSKNILKFLTVLRGIVRNSVSVCFITMPMHLIAKYDELLVHKIRNLVDYAIELESFNGSEHETNIAFKEYSGLIHLHKITAVNTLTAYMPETSDLAFKLRRKKFVIEKLHLPPEIQEDTKGSIQKFSCSGGSSTSTTSMDF, from the exons ATGTCAAGCTTTCGTAAGCGACATGTACAAAAACCAGTACCAGGCACACGGACTAGTCCACAAACAGGACAGATAATAACATCAAGTGGGAATCCATCGTTTGATGTTATTTTTg GAGGTGGCTTACCTGTTGGATCAATATGTCTAATTG AGGAAGATAAGTACGTAACATTTTCAAAGGTTTTAGCGAAATACTTTATCGCCGAAGGAGTAGTTTCAGGACAATCGGTTTTATTAGGAAGTTTGGATGATGATCCACAGGAATTAATGCGCAAATTGCCAAAACCACTCAATGACGACGAAGTGGAGATTGAAAAATGTACCGAGCAAGAAAACGGGGATGCTCCTCAAAATGGTTTACGGATCGCTTGGCGCTACAATGATCTACCTCCAGTAAATTCCGAACAAGTACCAAGTAAAATTGGTCACCATTTCAATTTGATGGAACAAATGGATAAAAATTTACTAGACTTTGTCGATACACTTTTATGGAATGGAAATTCGTATGTTAACTCAGATGAAGGTGACGATGATTATGATTGTGGATTAGGCGATGAGGATAATGTATTTTTTGGGGTTGATTCAAATGCACCGTCCAAGGATGACACTGATCAAAATACGACGAGCAGCAGTAGTGGAAGCAACATAAGCTGCAAAGAAGTCGATTTAGAGCAGGAACGAATTAATGCTGCAGCTGCACTACTCTCTGGTAATACCAATGAAAATCCACGGATTCAAAATGCGACTAAATTACAAGTCGATGCTCTGCAGATACCctcaattttaaaacaaaaacaaaataatattgcccaaaaaatctttaataatatgaaatatcaGCGTTTTCTAAAATTAGTTCAGTCATTTGCAAAGGAGGAGAAATTTTCACCGAGTGCATTGGTGTATCGTAGCCTTTGTCGTATTTGTATAACATCACTTGGATCGCCACATTGGTATGATGAAgacttttctaaaaatattttaaaatttctaacaGTGTTAAGAGGCATAGTACGGAATTCAGTGTCTGTATGTTTTATCACTATGCCAATGCATTTGATAGCTAAATAC gATGAGTTGCTTGTTCACAAAATACGGAATTTGGTAGACTATGCCATCGAATTAGAATCATTTAACGGTTCCGAACACGAAACCAATATCGCTTTTAAAGAATACAGTGGTCTAATACATTTACACAAAATAACAGCTGTGAATACACTTACTGCCTATATGCCAGAAACTTCCGATTTAGCATTTAAGTTACGTCGAAAGAAGTTCGTCATTGAAAAGCTTCATTTGCCTCCAG aaattcaagAAGATACCAAAGGAAGTATTCAAAAATTTAGTTGCAGTGGTGGCTCTTCAACCAGTACAACTTCAATGGATTTTTAA
- the LOC105213474 gene encoding tetraspanin-11 isoform X2, whose product MNSYNDLKFCGVMLVVFGFYLINDSKRILLSRLLVTTSEQLNSLPQPLFYYISIAIPVAGCVAVFIALLGYWASYQQTYCCLSLYFSSVIVLLLAESLVCLAITLWPHCLGISLDESKMVKALQGNYGVPGKEQFTNAMDLAQTRFGCCGMNSNINYNTSSWKLQGYGQREWVVPLTCCILHNVTDKMSYLDPKPVNITQCQMLQKMDYVQNRHEVPCLKYLENWYYEQYTLFLGASIIIAIVEFCVLLSVIVNCTKQKHQIL is encoded by the exons ATGAATTCATATAATGATTTGAAG TTCTGCGGAGTGATGCTTGTCGTTTTTGGTTTCTACCTCATTAATGATTCGAAACGAATCCTTCTCTCACGTCTTCTGGTGACAACGAGCGAGCAACTTAACAGCCTACCACAACCTTTGTTCTACTACATTTCTATTGCTATTCCTGTAGCAGGATGTGTGGCTGTCTTTATCGCCTTGCTTGGATATTGGGCGTCCTACCAGCAAACCTACTGCTGCCTTAGTTTATACTTTTCATCAGTGATCGTATTGCTTCTAGCTGAGTCGTTAGTCTGTTTAGCCATTACATTGTGGCCACATTGTTTGGGCATCAGTTTGGACGAATCGAAAATGGTTAAAGCTCTACAGGGAAATTATGGTGTGCCCGGAAAGGAACAATTCACTAATGCAATGGATTTGGCCCAGACTCGTTTCGGCTGCTGTGGTATGAATAGTAATATTAACTATAACACATCCAGCTGGAAGCTGCAGGGTTACGGTCAGCGAGAATGGGTAGTACCTCTCACTTGCTGCATTTTACACAATGTCACTGATAAGATGTCTTATTTGGATCCGAAGCCTGTGAATATAACTCAGTGTCAAATGTTACAGAAGATGGACTATGTTCAAAATCGTCACGAAGTACCTTGTCTTAAGTACTTGGAGAATTGGTATTATGAGCAGTATACATTGTTCTTAGGCGCCAGTATTATCATTGCCATTGTAGAATTTTGTGTATTACTCTCCGTAATTGTAAAttgtacaaaacaaaaacaccaaatacTTTAG
- the LOC105213474 gene encoding tetraspanin-11 isoform X1: protein MARPFNHKLLRNCCNLIFLFCGVMLVVFGFYLINDSKRILLSRLLVTTSEQLNSLPQPLFYYISIAIPVAGCVAVFIALLGYWASYQQTYCCLSLYFSSVIVLLLAESLVCLAITLWPHCLGISLDESKMVKALQGNYGVPGKEQFTNAMDLAQTRFGCCGMNSNINYNTSSWKLQGYGQREWVVPLTCCILHNVTDKMSYLDPKPVNITQCQMLQKMDYVQNRHEVPCLKYLENWYYEQYTLFLGASIIIAIVEFCVLLSVIVNCTKQKHQIL from the exons ATGGCGCGCCCATTCAATCATAAATTATTGCGCAATTGTTGTAACCTCATATTTTTG TTCTGCGGAGTGATGCTTGTCGTTTTTGGTTTCTACCTCATTAATGATTCGAAACGAATCCTTCTCTCACGTCTTCTGGTGACAACGAGCGAGCAACTTAACAGCCTACCACAACCTTTGTTCTACTACATTTCTATTGCTATTCCTGTAGCAGGATGTGTGGCTGTCTTTATCGCCTTGCTTGGATATTGGGCGTCCTACCAGCAAACCTACTGCTGCCTTAGTTTATACTTTTCATCAGTGATCGTATTGCTTCTAGCTGAGTCGTTAGTCTGTTTAGCCATTACATTGTGGCCACATTGTTTGGGCATCAGTTTGGACGAATCGAAAATGGTTAAAGCTCTACAGGGAAATTATGGTGTGCCCGGAAAGGAACAATTCACTAATGCAATGGATTTGGCCCAGACTCGTTTCGGCTGCTGTGGTATGAATAGTAATATTAACTATAACACATCCAGCTGGAAGCTGCAGGGTTACGGTCAGCGAGAATGGGTAGTACCTCTCACTTGCTGCATTTTACACAATGTCACTGATAAGATGTCTTATTTGGATCCGAAGCCTGTGAATATAACTCAGTGTCAAATGTTACAGAAGATGGACTATGTTCAAAATCGTCACGAAGTACCTTGTCTTAAGTACTTGGAGAATTGGTATTATGAGCAGTATACATTGTTCTTAGGCGCCAGTATTATCATTGCCATTGTAGAATTTTGTGTATTACTCTCCGTAATTGTAAAttgtacaaaacaaaaacaccaaatacTTTAG